Proteins encoded together in one Marinithermus hydrothermalis DSM 14884 window:
- the trxA gene encoding thioredoxin, with translation MAEPIVVTDQNFDEVIKEGLVLVDFWAEWCGPCRMVAPVMEELAREYAGKLTVAKLDVDANPNTAMRYRVMSIPTIILFKDGEPVEVMIGAQPKRNFEARIQKYLPQEA, from the coding sequence ATGGCGGAGCCCATTGTCGTGACGGATCAGAACTTTGACGAGGTGATCAAGGAAGGGTTGGTCCTGGTGGACTTCTGGGCTGAGTGGTGCGGCCCGTGCCGCATGGTGGCTCCGGTGATGGAGGAGCTCGCCCGGGAGTACGCGGGGAAGCTGACCGTGGCGAAGCTGGATGTGGACGCGAACCCGAACACCGCGATGCGCTACCGCGTGATGAGCATCCCCACCATCATCCTCTTCAAGGACGGGGAGCCGGTCGAGGTGATGATCGGCGCGCAGCCGAAGCGGAACTTCGAGGCGCGGATCCAGAAATACCTGCCCCAGGAGGCATGA
- a CDS encoding asparaginase, with translation MKAIVYAYRGSLIENRHAVSLVVARPNGTLLAYAGEPGRVGYLRSTAKPFQALALFTTGAAERFSLSAEEIALATASHDGTPKHVEVAAGFLRKLGLGPAHLACGTHPPFSRAARQALKEAGQEPTPLHHNCSGKHAGMLAAALALGASPEGYERPEHPVQQEIRRILTALTGLEEIPHATDGCSVPTFALPLTRAARLMAQLAAPEAAPEAYREGLERVFQAMRQHPDLVAGEGALDTVLMQTLPGVVAKRGADGYYGLALRDTPHGPLGVALKVEDGQNAARAPVVVQLLEALGVKGADGEALAAFRQPVLKNHRGLEVGRLEAELSLAWV, from the coding sequence GTGAAGGCGATCGTGTACGCTTACCGCGGTTCTCTGATCGAAAACCGTCACGCGGTCTCGCTCGTCGTCGCCCGCCCGAACGGCACCCTGCTCGCGTACGCGGGCGAGCCGGGGCGGGTGGGGTACCTGCGCTCCACCGCGAAGCCCTTCCAGGCCCTCGCCCTATTCACTACGGGCGCGGCCGAACGCTTTAGCCTCAGCGCGGAGGAGATCGCCCTCGCCACCGCTTCGCACGACGGAACCCCCAAGCACGTCGAGGTCGCAGCGGGGTTTTTGCGTAAGCTCGGCCTAGGTCCGGCGCACCTCGCGTGCGGCACGCACCCCCCGTTCTCGCGCGCGGCCCGTCAGGCGCTAAAAGAAGCCGGTCAGGAGCCCACCCCTCTGCACCACAACTGCTCCGGGAAGCACGCAGGCATGCTCGCCGCAGCCCTCGCGCTCGGGGCCAGCCCCGAAGGGTACGAGCGCCCCGAGCACCCCGTGCAGCAGGAGATCCGCCGGATCCTCACCGCCCTCACGGGCCTCGAGGAGATCCCCCACGCCACCGACGGGTGCAGCGTTCCCACCTTCGCCCTCCCCCTCACGCGCGCCGCGCGCCTCATGGCCCAGCTCGCCGCCCCCGAGGCCGCGCCTGAGGCGTACCGGGAGGGGCTCGAGCGCGTCTTCCAGGCCATGCGGCAGCACCCGGACCTGGTCGCGGGTGAGGGCGCGCTGGACACGGTCTTGATGCAAACCCTCCCCGGCGTGGTGGCCAAGCGCGGCGCGGACGGGTACTACGGCCTCGCCCTGCGCGACACGCCCCACGGCCCGCTCGGGGTCGCGCTCAAGGTGGAGGACGGGCAGAACGCCGCGCGCGCTCCTGTCGTCGTCCAGCTCCTGGAGGCCCTCGGCGTCAAGGGAGCCGATGGGGAGGCCCTCGCGGCCTTCCGCCAGCCGGTCCTCAAAAACCACCGGGGCCTCGAGGTGGGCCGCCTCGAGGCCGAGCTCAGCCTCGCCTGGGTCTAG
- the mce gene encoding methylmalonyl-CoA epimerase produces the protein MELHHVGIAVTDLEAAARPYLELGYVREAEGTVESQGVRVVMLRSGSSRVELLEALRPDSAVARFIEKRGPGVHHLAFHTPDIRAALARLEAQGAPLVDREPRPGFGGHLVAFVHPRWAGGVLVELVQE, from the coding sequence ATGGAACTGCACCACGTGGGTATCGCCGTGACGGACCTGGAGGCGGCTGCCCGGCCGTACCTCGAGCTCGGGTACGTGCGCGAGGCGGAAGGTACCGTCGAGTCGCAGGGCGTGCGCGTCGTGATGCTGAGAAGCGGCTCGAGCCGCGTCGAGCTCCTCGAGGCCCTGCGGCCGGACTCGGCGGTGGCACGGTTCATCGAAAAGCGAGGGCCGGGTGTGCACCACCTGGCCTTCCACACCCCGGACATCCGCGCGGCGCTCGCGCGGCTCGAGGCCCAGGGGGCGCCCCTCGTGGACCGCGAGCCGCGCCCGGGGTTCGGGGGGCATCTGGTGGCCTTCGTGCACCCGAGGTGGGCGGGCGGGGTGCTGGTGGAGCTGGTCCAGGAGTAA
- a CDS encoding mechanosensitive ion channel family protein has protein sequence MENGIGVLGSLVPPTWWKAVLALSVALLAVFVGRFGGRFLSWAAALALKDRERRYAVWAQRIWWGVVGVAAFSFLVHAYGWALEPFRTWGGRLAAWAGGNGLSVLFILALTYLGYRLVEQFMERLELPVGEEHTRQAVRAQTLKTVIESTLKVVVVLIGVLLALANLNLNITALIAGVGVAGLAVSFAAQNLIRDVINGFFIILEDQYGVGDIIQVGSTAGLVEKMNLRLTVLRDLEGRVHFIPNGQVDQVTVFSHRWARAVVDIGVAYKENIDRALEVIGDEARRFYEDPAWRDRFTDEPPQVLGVNELADSAVVVRVLFNTKPREQWGVAREFRRRIKNRLDAEGIEIPYPHLTVYWGAPLVTQEEVPRA, from the coding sequence ATGGAGAATGGCATCGGGGTGCTCGGTAGCTTGGTCCCGCCGACCTGGTGGAAGGCCGTGCTGGCCCTCTCGGTCGCCCTTCTGGCCGTTTTCGTGGGGCGGTTCGGGGGGCGTTTCCTCTCCTGGGCGGCAGCGTTGGCCCTGAAGGACCGCGAGCGCCGCTACGCCGTTTGGGCCCAGCGGATCTGGTGGGGGGTCGTGGGGGTCGCGGCCTTCTCCTTCCTCGTGCACGCCTACGGGTGGGCGCTCGAGCCGTTCCGCACCTGGGGCGGACGGCTTGCGGCCTGGGCGGGGGGGAACGGGCTGAGCGTCTTGTTCATCCTGGCCTTGACCTACCTGGGGTATCGCCTGGTCGAGCAGTTCATGGAGCGCCTCGAGCTTCCCGTGGGGGAGGAACACACCCGGCAGGCCGTGCGGGCGCAGACCCTGAAGACCGTCATCGAGTCCACGCTGAAGGTCGTCGTGGTTCTGATCGGAGTGCTGCTCGCCCTGGCGAACCTCAACCTGAACATCACCGCCCTGATCGCCGGGGTCGGGGTGGCGGGGCTCGCGGTTTCGTTCGCGGCGCAGAACCTGATCCGCGACGTGATCAACGGGTTTTTCATCATCCTGGAGGACCAGTACGGCGTGGGGGACATCATCCAGGTGGGGAGCACCGCCGGGCTGGTAGAGAAGATGAACCTGCGCCTCACCGTGCTGCGCGACCTCGAGGGACGCGTGCACTTCATCCCCAACGGCCAGGTGGATCAGGTGACCGTGTTCAGCCATCGGTGGGCCCGCGCGGTGGTGGATATCGGCGTGGCGTACAAGGAAAACATCGACCGCGCGCTCGAGGTCATCGGGGACGAGGCGCGGCGGTTTTACGAGGACCCCGCGTGGCGGGATCGCTTCACCGACGAGCCCCCGCAGGTGCTGGGGGTGAACGAGCTCGCGGACTCGGCGGTGGTGGTGCGGGTCTTGTTCAACACCAAGCCCCGGGAGCAGTGGGGGGTGGCGCGTGAGTTCCGCCGCCGCATCAAGAACCGCCTGGACGCCGAAGGGATCGAGATTCCTTACCCGCACCTCACGGTGTACTGGGGCGCGCCGCTCGTCACGCAGGAGGAGGTGCCGCGCGCGTGA
- a CDS encoding DUF309 domain-containing protein has translation MAFTDTPAWREAQALWRAGRYWEVHEALEPLWHEAQGAERAFLQGVILLAAALHKARTSPTGGRRNYAKALRHLAPLPDVFHGVQVRALELEVHRALLDPGYTPCLPTVDFPS, from the coding sequence ATGGCCTTCACTGACACGCCCGCCTGGCGCGAGGCGCAAGCCCTGTGGCGGGCCGGGCGTTACTGGGAGGTGCACGAGGCCCTCGAGCCCCTGTGGCACGAGGCCCAAGGCGCCGAGCGAGCCTTCCTCCAGGGGGTGATCCTCCTCGCCGCCGCCCTCCACAAGGCCCGCACCAGCCCTACGGGCGGCCGGCGCAACTACGCCAAGGCCCTCAGGCACCTGGCCCCCTTACCGGACGTGTTCCACGGGGTGCAGGTGCGGGCGCTCGAGCTCGAGGTGCACCGTGCCCTGCTCGACCCCGGCTACACCCCCTGCCTGCCTACGGTAGACTTTCCGTCGTGA
- a CDS encoding carboxylesterase/lipase family protein translates to MKRFGWGVACLVLGWAAAGPGLFVATTEGPVRGGYDPAHNVLYFRGIPYAKAERWKPPAPPPVHERPLDARAPGPACPQRGVITARLGGFLPEQSEDCLNLNIWTPALPPPPEGWPVMVFLHGGSFTGGSGSEAVYDGTQLAAHGVVVVTLNYRLGPLGFLALPALAAEDPHGSTGNYGLLDQIAALRWVQRNIRAFGGNPENVTLFGQSAGGMSVCSLMASPLAKGLFHKAIIQSGGCVYVRTLEEGYRDAARLAEAVGCALEDLACWRSLPVQALLEMVPEETAGEVFLQSPYKPHLDGYVLDRPPLEALRAGRAAGVPLLAGANADEWRLELFSFVFGPRAWSALQDRLRANLPEGWAELLARYRARFEDPLDAYFAYQTERVLFCPSLEAARLQAAHAPSYAYVLTYRSPLFTEMGSFHGLDLPLLFGTHQVWPFWSLFATADAYRQARRVTETMQRLWVNFARTGVPRSGWLEAPRVGSGFALRLDTRSGWMPDPYPERCFWRQSQQGGIR, encoded by the coding sequence GTGAAACGGTTCGGGTGGGGGGTGGCGTGCCTGGTTTTGGGGTGGGCCGCGGCGGGGCCGGGGTTGTTCGTCGCGACCACCGAAGGCCCCGTGCGGGGCGGGTATGATCCCGCGCATAACGTCTTGTACTTCCGGGGGATCCCCTACGCCAAGGCGGAGCGGTGGAAGCCGCCCGCGCCGCCTCCGGTGCACGAACGCCCGCTCGACGCCCGCGCCCCGGGACCGGCCTGCCCGCAGCGCGGTGTGATCACCGCGCGGCTGGGAGGGTTTCTCCCGGAACAGAGCGAGGACTGCCTCAACCTGAACATCTGGACGCCCGCCCTACCCCCTCCGCCCGAGGGGTGGCCGGTCATGGTCTTCCTCCACGGGGGCAGCTTCACCGGGGGCAGCGGGAGCGAGGCCGTCTACGACGGGACGCAACTCGCTGCGCATGGGGTGGTGGTGGTCACGCTGAACTACCGCCTCGGCCCCCTGGGCTTCCTGGCCCTGCCCGCCCTCGCGGCGGAGGACCCTCATGGCAGCACCGGAAACTACGGGCTGCTGGACCAGATCGCGGCCCTAAGGTGGGTGCAGCGGAACATCCGCGCGTTCGGGGGGAACCCCGAGAACGTCACGCTGTTCGGTCAGTCCGCCGGCGGCATGTCGGTGTGCAGCCTCATGGCGAGCCCCCTCGCAAAGGGCCTGTTCCACAAGGCCATCATCCAGTCCGGCGGGTGCGTGTACGTGCGTACCCTCGAGGAGGGGTACCGGGACGCGGCGCGCCTCGCCGAGGCGGTGGGGTGCGCGCTGGAGGACCTCGCGTGCTGGCGGAGCCTGCCCGTGCAGGCGCTGTTGGAGATGGTGCCGGAGGAGACCGCGGGTGAGGTCTTCCTCCAAAGCCCTTATAAACCGCACCTGGACGGGTACGTCCTGGACCGACCGCCTCTCGAGGCCCTACGCGCGGGGCGCGCGGCGGGCGTGCCTTTGCTCGCGGGCGCGAACGCGGACGAGTGGCGGCTCGAGCTCTTCTCCTTCGTCTTCGGGCCCCGCGCGTGGTCCGCTCTTCAAGATCGGTTGCGCGCTAATCTGCCGGAGGGATGGGCGGAGCTGCTCGCCCGTTACCGCGCGCGGTTCGAGGACCCCCTCGACGCGTACTTCGCCTACCAGACCGAACGCGTCCTGTTCTGTCCCAGCCTCGAGGCCGCGCGACTGCAAGCCGCGCACGCCCCCAGCTACGCGTATGTTCTGACCTATCGCTCCCCCTTGTTCACGGAGATGGGCAGCTTCCACGGGCTGGATCTGCCCCTGCTCTTCGGCACGCACCAGGTCTGGCCGTTCTGGTCCTTGTTCGCGACGGCGGACGCGTACCGGCAGGCGCGGCGCGTGACCGAGACGATGCAGCGGCTTTGGGTGAACTTCGCGCGCACCGGGGTGCCCCGCTCGGGATGGCTCGAGGCGCCCCGCGTGGGTTCGGGGTTCGCGTTGCGCCTCGACACCCGGAGCGGGTGGATGCCGGATCCGTACCCTGAGCGCTGCTTTTGGAGACAGTCGCAGCAAGGTGGGATTCGTTAG
- the plsX gene encoding phosphate acyltransferase PlsX, whose protein sequence is MKPVALDAMGGDHAPHATVAGALSAHRAGVPVVLVGDAHVLKEELERQGGDLPIVHAPEVIRMEEHATEVRRKRGASINVAVRLVKDGEASGVVSMGHSGATMAAALFGLGRIRGVDRPAILAEIPSERGKTYLIDAGANADCRPGFLVQFAVMGTAYAEAVDRVMEPTVGLLSIGEEAEKGNELVLAAHPLLRAHSGLRFYGNVEGRDVTRGTVDVIVTDGFTGNVVLKLAEGEARTIFRWVREALTSSLRARLGALLVKDALRALARRMDPAEYGAMPLMGVTGPVFIGHGASDARAVENALKRAFQMGQVHLVERVKDRLEQPA, encoded by the coding sequence ATGAAACCGGTTGCACTCGACGCGATGGGGGGGGACCACGCCCCCCACGCGACCGTTGCGGGAGCCCTTTCAGCCCACCGGGCGGGGGTGCCCGTGGTGCTGGTGGGCGACGCGCACGTGTTGAAGGAGGAGCTCGAGCGCCAGGGAGGGGACCTCCCGATCGTGCACGCGCCCGAGGTCATCCGCATGGAGGAGCACGCCACCGAGGTGCGCAGGAAGCGCGGCGCCTCGATCAACGTGGCGGTGCGTTTGGTGAAGGACGGCGAGGCTAGCGGCGTGGTCAGCATGGGGCACTCGGGCGCGACGATGGCCGCGGCGCTGTTCGGGTTGGGCCGGATCCGCGGCGTAGACCGGCCGGCTATTCTGGCGGAGATCCCCTCCGAGCGCGGCAAGACCTACCTGATCGACGCGGGGGCGAACGCGGACTGCCGGCCGGGGTTCCTGGTGCAGTTCGCGGTCATGGGGACGGCCTACGCGGAGGCGGTGGACCGCGTTATGGAGCCCACCGTGGGCTTGCTTTCCATCGGGGAGGAGGCCGAAAAAGGGAACGAGCTGGTGCTCGCAGCGCATCCGTTACTGCGCGCCCACTCCGGCCTGCGTTTCTACGGGAACGTCGAGGGGCGCGACGTGACCCGCGGGACCGTGGACGTGATCGTCACGGACGGGTTCACCGGGAACGTGGTCCTCAAGCTCGCGGAGGGGGAGGCCCGCACCATCTTCCGCTGGGTGCGCGAGGCGCTCACGAGCTCGCTTCGGGCCCGGCTCGGTGCCCTCCTCGTTAAGGACGCGCTTCGAGCGCTCGCGCGGCGGATGGACCCGGCCGAGTACGGCGCGATGCCCCTGATGGGCGTGACGGGCCCCGTGTTCATCGGGCACGGCGCCTCCGACGCGCGCGCGGTGGAGAACGCGTTAAAGCGCGCCTTCCAGATGGGCCAGGTGCACCTGGTGGAGCGCGTCAAGGATCGCCTCGAGCAGCCCGCCTGA
- a CDS encoding diacylglycerol/lipid kinase family protein: MHTVIVVNPEAGRGQVGRRIDAIRAAIQRLKLEAELVVTRAPGEAEQAARAAPAGARVVAVGGDGTVHEVLQGLLHANKTLGVVPIGSGNDFARALGLKGRSLEEALWIAARGLEREVDLGLVNHAVFGGSLGLGFDASVARRALRAPRFLRGMPRYLYALFLELQALDLPRMALEVEGQRLYEGPALLAAVMNAPTYGGGIPIAPMAAPNDGRLEAVLAGRFSRPGVLGILPRLLKGRHLNHPEVRHFSGTDFTVRFDRPVPAHADGELLEPQRTYAVRLEPRGVRVACAPPLD, translated from the coding sequence GTGCATACCGTGATCGTGGTGAACCCGGAGGCCGGGCGCGGCCAGGTGGGCCGCCGGATCGACGCGATCCGGGCGGCCATCCAGCGGCTCAAACTCGAGGCGGAACTCGTGGTGACCCGCGCCCCTGGAGAGGCGGAACAGGCTGCGCGCGCGGCCCCTGCAGGCGCGCGGGTCGTGGCGGTTGGAGGGGATGGGACCGTGCACGAGGTGCTCCAGGGCCTCCTGCACGCGAACAAAACGCTTGGCGTGGTCCCGATCGGGAGCGGGAACGACTTCGCCCGCGCGCTGGGGCTCAAGGGCCGTTCCTTGGAGGAAGCGCTCTGGATCGCGGCGCGGGGCCTTGAGCGGGAGGTAGACCTAGGCCTCGTGAACCACGCGGTGTTCGGGGGCAGCCTCGGCCTCGGGTTCGACGCTAGCGTCGCCCGCCGCGCCCTGCGCGCCCCGCGCTTTCTGCGCGGCATGCCCCGATACCTGTACGCGCTCTTCCTCGAGCTTCAAGCCCTCGACCTACCCCGGATGGCCCTCGAGGTGGAGGGCCAACGCCTGTACGAAGGACCGGCCCTGTTAGCCGCGGTGATGAACGCCCCCACCTACGGGGGCGGCATCCCCATCGCACCCATGGCCGCCCCCAACGACGGGCGGCTCGAGGCGGTCCTCGCCGGGCGGTTCAGTCGGCCCGGGGTTCTGGGGATTCTGCCGCGGCTCCTCAAGGGCCGGCACCTAAACCACCCCGAGGTGCGGCACTTCTCCGGAACGGACTTCACCGTGCGGTTCGACCGGCCAGTGCCCGCACACGCGGACGGGGAGCTCCTGGAACCCCAGCGCACCTACGCGGTGCGGCTCGAGCCCCGCGGGGTCCGGGTGGCGTGCGCGCCCCCCCTCGACTAA
- a CDS encoding LPS-assembly protein LptD: MNAWTRLLFGVCLWGLGLFAQAATLEVLAADRLELRREAGAELVILIGSPVEMRLDDQVLRAERVEYSRAARRLVLMGSVFFQDEEGRVIQGEYLELHLEDETLEALKVEVQAGEFDLTGPVAQRVAGQILLQEGYFTPCGRCGQPVPDYAFTARKVVLYPGDRLIAYDAWVLSRDAPVLFLPVLMLHLSERRPRLEVGLDETDGLTVFADLPYVTAGGLGFTLLRYFERRGLGIGFDHFGAGEAFERYRFLYLPPEVGETKGLVSYDLEYRLEDKAFRQEARIVRDDAVQPGITTYTLEATRRERTDPFVRFTLDGVLDHDPSTPAPVRIQKLPELELAWRRGVQTRAFRLTGRLVFTGFQAPTNELNRSARALGREALVGRTLVEHAATLRPPAPWPGLGLSLENRFRGFYYSTAERQVDWTTRFSLRQAWGPFSLALTGSRAVQEGETPLRLDRLPERRSERLEGSLALRPVPEFSVSARLPRDLLEGTFDPLALSLTATPRPLSLRLDHTRDLEADRPLTTRAQLQFAPRPWSFRVTAGFNHPEARYDPMVATLAYALVGGNLFVSHRRDLNSGVGLDTSVSATLRREAFAFTLTERLDERRAVLVGRVQTVLGPQSLSFTHTAYFKDAQPEPEDALEGTADLSLAYTVGRQSVVLTARWLGDEARFIDPTLRLRLSRATLEQAWQAEAVWHLPEAEDQRVFLERFTARGGLDLWPDVSLQGGLAYQRTGEGRYTLSLDGFGVTVAFRAEPKTNLFVSGFVSQTFNHPEGVPPLAPKFVITLDRCCWGARLTLDAARREARLAFLFGGQAASFLFREEGIELPGGLTLPALEGR, translated from the coding sequence GTGAACGCCTGGACGCGCCTGCTCTTCGGGGTGTGCCTCTGGGGCTTAGGACTATTCGCGCAGGCCGCGACCCTCGAGGTCCTCGCCGCTGACCGCCTCGAGCTGCGCCGCGAAGCGGGCGCGGAACTCGTGATCCTGATTGGGAGCCCCGTGGAGATGCGCCTGGACGACCAGGTGCTGCGGGCCGAGCGGGTGGAGTACAGCCGCGCGGCACGCCGGCTCGTTTTGATGGGTTCGGTCTTCTTCCAGGACGAGGAAGGGCGCGTCATCCAGGGGGAGTACCTCGAGCTGCACCTGGAGGACGAGACCCTCGAGGCGCTTAAGGTCGAGGTGCAAGCCGGGGAGTTCGACCTCACCGGTCCGGTGGCGCAGCGCGTCGCGGGGCAGATCCTGCTGCAGGAAGGGTACTTCACCCCCTGCGGACGTTGCGGCCAACCGGTCCCAGACTACGCCTTCACCGCCCGCAAGGTCGTCCTGTACCCGGGGGACCGCCTCATCGCCTACGACGCGTGGGTGCTCTCGCGGGATGCGCCGGTGTTGTTCCTGCCGGTCCTCATGCTGCACCTCTCCGAGCGCCGCCCGCGCCTCGAGGTGGGGTTGGACGAGACCGATGGCCTCACGGTCTTCGCGGACCTCCCATACGTGACCGCGGGCGGGCTGGGGTTCACCCTCCTCCGCTACTTTGAGCGCCGCGGGTTGGGGATTGGGTTCGACCACTTCGGGGCAGGGGAGGCCTTCGAGCGCTACCGTTTCCTGTACCTACCGCCTGAGGTAGGCGAGACGAAGGGTTTGGTGAGCTACGACCTCGAGTACCGCCTGGAGGACAAGGCCTTCCGGCAGGAGGCCCGCATCGTGCGGGACGACGCGGTGCAGCCAGGGATCACGACGTACACCCTGGAAGCCACGCGTCGCGAGCGTACAGACCCCTTTGTGCGCTTCACGCTGGACGGGGTGCTCGACCACGACCCCAGCACCCCCGCCCCGGTCCGGATCCAAAAACTCCCGGAGCTGGAGCTCGCCTGGCGCCGCGGGGTGCAGACGCGCGCATTTCGCCTCACGGGCCGGCTGGTCTTCACCGGGTTTCAAGCCCCCACCAACGAGCTGAACCGCAGCGCGCGCGCCCTGGGTCGGGAGGCGCTCGTGGGGCGGACGTTGGTGGAGCACGCGGCGACCCTCCGGCCCCCCGCCCCCTGGCCGGGCCTCGGCCTGAGCCTCGAGAACCGGTTCCGGGGCTTTTACTACTCGACCGCCGAGCGGCAGGTGGACTGGACGACCCGCTTCAGCCTGCGTCAAGCGTGGGGGCCCTTCTCGCTCGCCCTCACGGGCAGCCGCGCGGTGCAGGAAGGCGAGACCCCCTTGCGGCTCGACCGCCTTCCCGAACGGAGAAGCGAGCGCCTCGAGGGCAGCCTCGCGCTACGCCCCGTCCCGGAGTTCAGCGTCTCCGCACGGTTGCCGCGCGATTTGCTCGAGGGAACGTTCGACCCCCTGGCCCTCTCCCTGACCGCTACACCCCGGCCGCTTTCGCTGCGCCTCGACCACACCCGGGACCTGGAGGCTGACCGGCCCCTCACGACGCGCGCCCAGCTTCAGTTCGCGCCGCGCCCTTGGAGTTTTCGCGTGACCGCCGGGTTTAACCACCCAGAAGCGCGCTACGACCCGATGGTGGCCACCCTCGCCTACGCGCTCGTGGGCGGCAACCTCTTCGTCTCGCACCGCCGCGACCTCAACAGCGGGGTGGGCCTCGACACGAGCGTGAGCGCGACCCTCCGCCGGGAGGCCTTCGCCTTCACCCTGACGGAACGCCTGGACGAACGGCGGGCGGTGCTCGTGGGGCGCGTCCAGACCGTCCTAGGTCCGCAAAGCCTCTCATTCACGCACACCGCGTACTTCAAGGACGCCCAGCCGGAGCCGGAGGACGCCCTCGAGGGCACAGCGGACCTGAGCCTCGCGTATACCGTGGGCCGCCAGAGCGTGGTCTTGACGGCCCGCTGGTTGGGGGACGAAGCGCGGTTTATCGACCCCACCCTGCGGCTTCGCCTGAGCCGCGCCACCCTCGAGCAGGCCTGGCAGGCCGAGGCGGTCTGGCACCTTCCGGAGGCGGAGGACCAGCGGGTGTTCCTCGAGCGTTTCACGGCGCGCGGGGGGCTGGATCTTTGGCCCGACGTCTCGCTCCAGGGAGGGCTCGCCTACCAGCGTACGGGGGAAGGGCGGTACACGCTGAGCCTGGACGGGTTCGGCGTGACCGTGGCCTTCCGGGCCGAGCCCAAGACCAACCTGTTCGTGAGCGGTTTCGTCAGCCAAACCTTTAACCACCCGGAGGGTGTGCCGCCCCTCGCGCCGAAGTTCGTGATCACGCTGGACCGCTGCTGCTGGGGGGCGCGCCTCACGCTGGACGCGGCGCGGCGGGAGGCCCGGCTCGCGTTCTTGTTTGGGGGGCAGGCGGCGAGCTTCCTCTTCCGTGAGGAGGGGATCGAGCTGCCCGGGGGACTGACGCTGCCCGCACTGGAGGGACGATGA
- a CDS encoding DUF5639 domain-containing protein: protein MPVLELNAADQYVVVTGDTPLLEVYAALPEGLVPPFPPVELPGGVGGLVLRGGFAQTFFFPAEVLGLVLCTPDGREVRAGGRVVKNVQGYDLVRPVVGSFGLLGEVREVVLRLRPARARGLARREGRLEDLSEPLPRFVWQDAAWVYVFHYGHPREVERFAEAFGGEALAEGLDYTPRFPNGMGVGEGPLRDRRFAWTDGGERPPVPEVFWRLARALGLA, encoded by the coding sequence ATGCCGGTACTCGAGCTGAACGCGGCGGACCAGTACGTGGTGGTGACGGGCGACACCCCGCTCCTTGAGGTGTACGCTGCACTGCCCGAGGGGCTTGTGCCGCCCTTCCCTCCGGTGGAGCTGCCGGGTGGGGTGGGGGGGCTTGTGCTTCGAGGGGGGTTCGCGCAGACCTTCTTCTTTCCCGCTGAGGTGCTGGGCCTCGTGTTGTGCACCCCGGACGGACGGGAGGTGCGGGCCGGGGGGCGCGTGGTGAAGAACGTGCAAGGGTACGACCTCGTGCGGCCGGTCGTGGGAAGTTTCGGGCTGCTGGGTGAGGTGCGGGAGGTCGTGTTGCGCTTGCGTCCGGCGCGCGCGCGGGGGTTAGCCCGCCGGGAGGGCCGCCTCGAGGACCTTTCCGAGCCCCTCCCGCGGTTTGTGTGGCAGGACGCGGCGTGGGTGTACGTGTTTCACTATGGCCACCCGCGCGAGGTCGAGCGTTTCGCGGAGGCTTTCGGCGGCGAGGCCCTGGCGGAAGGGCTGGATTACACGCCCCGCTTTCCGAACGGGATGGGGGTGGGGGAAGGGCCGCTCCGCGACCGGCGGTTCGCTTGGACGGACGGAGGCGAGCGCCCCCCGGTACCCGAGGTGTTTTGGCGCCTTGCGCGGGCGCTGGGCCTTGCTTAG
- a CDS encoding VanZ family protein: protein MRRSTYLGAALAYMALIYWVSDRPGSAVGIPAPWDKLAHALAYAGLGWLLGRGTGRAGWAWGIAAAYGVLDELHQARVPGREADLWDGVADALGAGLGVWWARPRRG, encoded by the coding sequence ATGCGCCGGAGCACGTACCTGGGCGCTGCCCTGGCCTACATGGCTCTCATCTACTGGGTCTCGGACCGGCCGGGAAGCGCGGTAGGGATCCCCGCCCCCTGGGACAAGCTCGCGCACGCCCTCGCCTACGCGGGGTTGGGTTGGCTTCTTGGCCGGGGCACGGGCCGCGCCGGTTGGGCCTGGGGGATCGCCGCGGCTTACGGGGTGCTGGACGAACTCCACCAGGCCCGGGTGCCTGGGCGCGAAGCCGATCTTTGGGACGGGGTCGCGGACGCCCTCGGCGCGGGGTTGGGGGTGTGGTGGGCTAGACCCAGGCGAGGCTGA